TCGTTATTAAAAATAGATAGTATTTCGTTGCTTTTGGCATTTAAAAACAAGGATAGCGCAACCACATTAGGGCTTTGTTGATTAGCGTTTTGTATATTAGTTAAGGCTTCTAAAATAGCATTACGGGCATCGTTGGCTTTGTTGTACATTTGGTCTAAGCCCATGCGGTGGTAGGTGTACCAGCCTTGGTTAAACATTTTATATTTACTGCTAAGTAAGTTTTCAACAATCCAATAACGGTTGCGGTTACCTTCAAATGCCTTCCAACCTTTATTTTTCGACTGTTGGGCGTTATTGCACAAAGCTTGTGCTTTAATTAAAAAAGGATTTCCGGCATCGGCAGAAAAACTGTTTTGGTCTAAGCCCAGTGTTAAATAAACATAGTAGGCTACCAAATGCGTAATTTCTAAAGCATAGCCGTTTTCGTTAAATTCAAGCGGTTGATATTCAGCGTATTCAAAATCAAAATCTTTATCAACATGGTTAATAATAGCCGTTTGATAGGCCGAGTTATACACCGGACGGCTTGCTTGTATATTGGCGCTGGCCTTAAAATAGGTTGCTCCAAGTTCTTCGCTTATACTTATGCCAAGGTTTAACGAAATTCGTTCTTCTGGTTTATATACCTCGTCTGTCCATTTGCGGTTATTAATAAATTCGCGCAATTCGTTTTCAAGAGTTTTAAAAACCTGCGGGTCAACGGTAACAAGTTTGGGGGTGTTAATGGTTATACGGGCATTAATTTCTTGAGCCTTAGCCGTAAAATAGGGCAAAGAACCCAAGGTAAAAAAGACCACAAATGAAACTAAAATATTACGCATATCTATAATTTTATTTAAAAAAGTGCTATTTGCTGCTATTGCATTGATAACAAGGAGGAAGAGGCTTTTATATTAGAGCAAAATTAATTTATCCGGATATTTAGTTTTGTAGCCTCGCCGTAACCTGTTTTCTTTCCGGAATAAAAAGAATAATTATCATCAAACAAAACGTTTTACCTAAACATTAGGCTGCTATGTGTTGGCAAAATTAAGTTTATTTTTTTCAATAACAAACATAAAGCCAAATTTTATTATTAGACATAGCTACCTTAAAAACTAAAAATCATCCGGAATTAATAAAAGACTGTCTATGTATTGATAAATATTAACTTCCAATTATAGCCTATGGTTTAACTATACTGGCAATTTGTAGTTCGCGGTATTGCTTTTCGTCAATGCCCGATGGCGCGTTAAGCATGGTGTCGCGGCCACTGTTATTTTTAGGAAAGGCAATAAAATCGCGGATGCTTTCGCTGCCGCCCAATATAGCACAAAGCCGGTCAAAACCAAAGGCCAGCCCTCCGTGCGGCGGCGCTCCGTACTGAAAAGCTTTCATTAAAAATCCAAATTTTTCTTCGGCTTCGGCTTTGCCAATACCCAGCAGTTCAAACATTTTTTCTTGTAATGCGCGCTCGTGTATGCGTATGCTGCCGCCGGCAATTTCGTTGCCATTCAGCACTAAGTCGTAAGCTTCGGCTTTAAGTTGGTCGGGCGGCGTATTTTCCCATCCGGCGGGCGTTGCTTTAGGGCGTGTAAATGGGTGGTGGCAAGCAATATAACGTTGGTCTTCCTCTACCCATTCTAACAACGGAAAATCAAGTACCCATAAGGCTTTAAATTCGTTAGGGTTGCGCAAACCTAATTGGGTGCCAATATGCAGGCGCAACTCGCCAAGTTGTTTGCGCACGCGGTAAGTTTCGCCACTAAGCACCAATAAAAGGTCGCCGGGCTTTGCCCCCATAGCGGCAGCCCATTGCGCTAAATCGGCCTGGCTATAAAATTTATCAACACTCGATTTGTAGGTGCCGTCGGGTTTGCATTGTACATACACTAAACCTTTTGCCCCTATTTGAGGGCGTTTTACCCAGTCGGTTAATTCATCTAATTGTTTGCGGGTATATTCGGCACAATTAGGGGCACAAATACCTACAATTAGCTCGGCTTCGTCAAAAACTCCGAAACCTTTGCCTTTAGCCAATTGATTAAGCTCGGTAAAGGTTAGGCCAAACCTGATATCGGGCTTATCAATGCCATATAAACGCATGGCGTCGTCGTGGCTCATCCGGACAATTTCGCCTAAATCGTATTGCTTCACGTATTTAAAAATATGTTGCAATAAGGCTTCAAAAAGTTGCAGCACATCTTCGCGCTCAACAAAAGCCATTTCGCAGTCAATTTGGGTAAACTCAGGCTGGCGGTCGGCGCGCAAATCTTCATCTCTAAAGCAGCGCACAATTTGAAAATACTTGTCGTAACCGCTTACCATAAGCAATTGCTTAAACGTTTGCGGACTTTGCGGCAGCGCATAAAACTGTCCTTGGTTCATGCGGCTTGGTACTACAAAATCGCGCGCACCTTCAGGGGTACTTTTAATTAAAAAAGGCGTTTCAATTTCTAAAAAGCCGTTGTCGCATAAAAAGCGGCGGGTTTCTTGGGCAATATTATGGCGTAAAATAAGGTTGTTTTGTACAGGCGGACGGCGCAAGTCGAGGTAACGGTATTTCATACGCAGTTCGTCGCCACCGTCTGTTTCGGTTTCAATGGTAAAGGGTGGCAGTTCGCTGGCGTTAAGCACAGTAAGGGTTTGGGCGGCAATTTCGATATCGCCGGTTGGTAAATTGGCATTTTTGCTGCTGCGCTCGCATACCACACCCGTAACACTAACCACAAACTCGCGGCCTAATTGATTGGCGGCGTTACAAAGGGCGGCATCGGTTGCCTGGTTAAACACTAATTGCGTAATGCCGTAGCGGTCGCGCAAGTCAACAAAGGTCATACCGCCAAGTTGGCGCACCCGGTGTACCCAGCCCGCAAGGGTAGTAGTTTTATTAGTGTGCGAAAGGCGCAACTCGCCACAGGTATGTGTACGAAACATAAGCGTAAAAAAGCCTGGCAAGTTTATGCGTTGTAATTGCCAGAGTATATAATTTATGAAAAAATAAGATGATGTAAAATGAAATACGATGCACGATACCAAGTAGGGTAGGGCATAAGGCCGGCAAAGTTACAGCAAATTTTCCGGATGCAAAATACTTGCGCCTTTTGCTTGTACAAAAGCAAACATGCCCTATATTTGTGCAAAACTTAAACTACAAATGTCCACAGAAAATAAAATAGCTATTTTAATAGACGGCGACAACGCCGAAAGCGGACTTATACAGCAATATATTGACGAGGCTGGCAGTTTTGGAAAAGTAACAATAAAACGTATTTATGCCGACTGGACCGATAACAGCATGAGAAGTTGGAAAGAGCAACTTAACAAACACGCCGTAAGACCCATGCAAAAATTTGCTTATACTACTGCCAAAAACTCGACCGACACCGCCTTAATAATTGATGCCATGGACTTGCTGCACTCTAAATTAATTGACGGAATTTGTATTGTTTCGAGCGACAGTGATTATACCGGACTTGCGCACCGCGTTAGGGAAGAGGGTTTATTTATAATGGGAATTGGCAAATCGCATACTCCGGAAGCCTTTGTAAAAGCTTGTGAAAAGTTTATTTTTTCGGAAATACTTCAACCCGTTGTCGAAGCGAAAGAAACTAAAGATCCAACAGAGAAGAAAGCAGTTGAAAACAATAAACCGGCTAAAGTTGAACCGGTTATGAGCCGCCAAACACCAAGTTTGCCCGGACTTAAAATTATTGATAAAATTGATTTAGACGTAATTGGTTTGCTTAAAAACGCAAGTGTAAAGCCTATTAACCTAAAACAAATTGAAACGGCATTTGCAATGGTTGTTGATATTGACACGGGGCAAGCCTTATTATCGAGGTTTTCGGAGGCATTGCGCAAAGTTGACCCTACTTTTGACCATAGAAATTTTGGTTGCAATTCGTTTAAAAAATTTTGTGATTCGCTGTCTCCAAATTATCAAATGGTTACGCATAAAGACGGACTGACTTTTTCGTTGAAAAAAAAGGAGTAGGGAACAAAGTTGGCGTTTTCTGCCCCAAGGCTCAATCCGGAATGTAGATTGCTCCTATATTTTAGTTTAGACGGATTTCAAAATATCTAATCTGTTTTTTTTTAAATAAGCTCAAATGGTATCAATTACGGTTTTTGCTGTATTTTTGTAAAAATTACTTTATTTATGGTGCCCACTATTCAATCCTTACAAAGTCGCATCGAACAGCTTGAAATCCTTTTGGAATCACTGAAGGCAGATTTACACGTGTTACAATGCGAGCGTATCCATAATAACAAATCATTAAACATAAGCGACTTAGGCTACACGCAAGCAGAGGCCTTGGAACTAAGGACTATTCTTAGCAGCATGGAGGAAGATTGGGACGATCCTGAGATGGATATCATGTCAAATATTATTATAAATTATAAGTAAAATTAACATCTTTATGCCAATGTATATGCAATT
The sequence above is drawn from the Sphingobacteriales bacterium genome and encodes:
- a CDS encoding NYN domain-containing protein, producing MSTENKIAILIDGDNAESGLIQQYIDEAGSFGKVTIKRIYADWTDNSMRSWKEQLNKHAVRPMQKFAYTTAKNSTDTALIIDAMDLLHSKLIDGICIVSSDSDYTGLAHRVREEGLFIMGIGKSHTPEAFVKACEKFIFSEILQPVVEAKETKDPTEKKAVENNKPAKVEPVMSRQTPSLPGLKIIDKIDLDVIGLLKNASVKPINLKQIETAFAMVVDIDTGQALLSRFSEALRKVDPTFDHRNFGCNSFKKFCDSLSPNYQMVTHKDGLTFSLKKKE
- the aspS gene encoding aspartate--tRNA ligase produces the protein MFRTHTCGELRLSHTNKTTTLAGWVHRVRQLGGMTFVDLRDRYGITQLVFNQATDAALCNAANQLGREFVVSVTGVVCERSSKNANLPTGDIEIAAQTLTVLNASELPPFTIETETDGGDELRMKYRYLDLRRPPVQNNLILRHNIAQETRRFLCDNGFLEIETPFLIKSTPEGARDFVVPSRMNQGQFYALPQSPQTFKQLLMVSGYDKYFQIVRCFRDEDLRADRQPEFTQIDCEMAFVEREDVLQLFEALLQHIFKYVKQYDLGEIVRMSHDDAMRLYGIDKPDIRFGLTFTELNQLAKGKGFGVFDEAELIVGICAPNCAEYTRKQLDELTDWVKRPQIGAKGLVYVQCKPDGTYKSSVDKFYSQADLAQWAAAMGAKPGDLLLVLSGETYRVRKQLGELRLHIGTQLGLRNPNEFKALWVLDFPLLEWVEEDQRYIACHHPFTRPKATPAGWENTPPDQLKAEAYDLVLNGNEIAGGSIRIHERALQEKMFELLGIGKAEAEEKFGFLMKAFQYGAPPHGGLAFGFDRLCAILGGSESIRDFIAFPKNNSGRDTMLNAPSGIDEKQYRELQIASIVKP
- a CDS encoding DUF4835 family protein; translated protein: MRNILVSFVVFFTLGSLPYFTAKAQEINARITINTPKLVTVDPQVFKTLENELREFINNRKWTDEVYKPEERISLNLGISISEELGATYFKASANIQASRPVYNSAYQTAIINHVDKDFDFEYAEYQPLEFNENGYALEITHLVAYYVYLTLGLDQNSFSADAGNPFLIKAQALCNNAQQSKNKGWKAFEGNRNRYWIVENLLSSKYKMFNQGWYTYHRMGLDQMYNKANDARNAILEALTNIQNANQQSPNVVALSLFLNAKSNEILSIFNNDQVLPQDKTKAYNALVDLDPANTEKYKTLRTIPKLQQPGSMGGGIINPNSDSRSIQQNVGFPAGPGNQSRPQPANSNMFPRGGG